The proteins below are encoded in one region of Triticum aestivum cultivar Chinese Spring chromosome 1B, IWGSC CS RefSeq v2.1, whole genome shotgun sequence:
- the LOC123129610 gene encoding mitochondrial zinc maintenance protein 1, mitochondrial, whose product MAAAAEGLAAYRAVLRAARRTFSGDQLMLTESAVEIRRRFEDHRGLAPGSEDAVRALSEAREAADFIANMIVQAKRSPSGSFVVKPEKAHAGATLEIPSEEILSTLK is encoded by the exons atggcggcggcggcggaggggctgGCGGCGTACCGGGCTGTGttgcgggcggcgcggcggacgttcTCAGGCGACCAGCTGATGCTGACGGAGTCGGCGGTAGAGATCCGGCGCCGCTTCGAGGATCACCGCGGCCTCGCCCCGGGATCGGAGGACGCCGTCCGCGCCCTCTCCGAGGCCCGCGAGGCCGCGGACTTCATCGCCAACATGATCGTCCAGGCTAAGCGCTCACCCTCCGGATCCTTCG TTGTGAAGCCTGAGAAGGCACATGCCGGGGCTACGCTTGAGATTCCTTCCGAGGAGATCCTGTCTACGTTGAAATAG